In Frankiaceae bacterium, the DNA window CGTCCAGCCGCTGAAGGTCGTCAACGGCTTCGCCGCCGACGTCCCCGCGTCGTACGTCCCCAGCCTGCGCCGCCTGCCCGGCGTGCGTTCCGTCACCGTCGACAGCCGCCTGCGCCTCATGTCCACCGAGCCGGGCCTCGACGTCGGCAACCCCGGCTCGCTCGCCGCGATCTCCCGCATCGTCAACGCCGACCGCGCGTGGGAGGCCGGCGTGACCGGCCAGGGTGTCGACGTCGCGCTCATCGACTCCGGCATCTCGCCGGTCCAGGGCCTCACCAGCGGCAACGTCGTCAACGGTCCCGACCTGTCGTTCGAGTCGCAGAGCCCGGCGCTGACCCGCCTCGACACGTTCGGCCACGGCACGCACATGGCCTCGATCATCGCGGGCCGCGACGCCGTCGCCTCCGGCGCCGCGTACGCGGCCGACACGGCGTCGTACAAGGGCATCGCGCCCGACTCGCGGATCGTCAGCGTCAAGGTCGCCGACCACAGCGGCGCCACCGACGTCTCGCAGGTCATCGCCGGCATCGACTGGGTCGTGCAGCACCGCCGCGACAACGGCCTCAACATCCGCGTCATGAACCTGTCGTTCGGCACCGACTCGACGCAGTGGTACCGCATCGACCCGCTGTCCTTCGCCGTCGAGAACGCGTGGCGCAAGGGCATCGCGGTCGTCGTCGCCGGCGGCAACAACGGCCGCGACACAGGCAGCCTCGCCAACCCGGCGCAGGACCCGTACGTCATCGCCGTCGGCGCCTCCGACTCGAACGGCACGAAGAACGTCCTGGACGACACGGTCCCGGCGTTCAGCAGCCGCGGCAGCAGCACGCGCTACGTCGACGTGGTCGCTCCTGGCGTCTCCGTCCACGGTCTGCGCAACCCCGGCTCCGCGATCGACCAGCAGTTCCCGTCGGCGCGCTCCGGCGAGCGCTTCTTCAAGGGCACCGGCACCTCCCAGGCGGCGGCCGTCGTCTCCGGCTCGGCCGCGCTGCTCCTCTCGCGCTACCCGTCGCTCACGCCCGACCAGGTCAAGAAGCACCTCATGGACACCGCGACGCCGTTCGACGGCGCGGGCGTCCGCGGCCGCGGGCAGGGCGTCGTCAACGTCCGCAGGGCCGTCGCCACCGCGCCGCCGTCGCAGTACGCCTCCGCGCAGACGTGGGGCGCCGGCACCGGCACGGGCTCGCTCGAGGCGTCGCGCGGCTCGTACCACGTCGGCGACTCCACCTCGCAGCTCACCGGCGAGATCGACATCTTCGGCAACGCGTTCGACAGCGCGGCGTGGGCCGCCGCGACGTCCAGCGGCAACGCCTGGTCCGGCGGCACGTGGAACGGCGCCGCGTGGTCCGGCAACGCGTGGTCGTCGGACGACTGGACCGGCAACGCCTGGTCCGGCGCGGCCTGGTCCGGCAACGCGTGGTCGGGCAACGCCTGGAGCGACGAGTCGTGGGCCGGGCACGCCTGGTCCGGCGCGTCGTGGACCGGCGCCGCGTGGTCGGGCTCCGCCTGGTCCGGCGCGGCCTGGTCCGGGGCGGCCTGGTCCGGCGCGTCGTGGACCGGGGCGAGCTGGCTGGGCAGCGCCTGGTCGAGCTCGTCATGGGAGTGACGGAAGGCACCGCCAACCCCGCCGTCACCGAGCCGGTGGCGGCCGGGCCGGCGGACGCCGCCGCCCGGCACGCCACCCTGCGCGTCGCGTCCCTCATCTCGATCATGGTGGCTGCGTTCTTCGCCGTGACGTCGTTCCTCGTCGCGGAGGAGGGCGTCACCGGCGCGCTGCGGCTGCCGTGGTGGTCCCTCGCGCTGCTGTTCGTCGTCACGAGCCGCGTGCAGATGCACGTCGAGGTACGCCGTTCCGCCCACTCCGTCACGCTGACCGACCTCGCGGTCGTGCTGGCGCTGTTCAGCGGCGCGCCGGTGTGGGTGCCGTTGCTGCGCGCCGTGACGTGGGTGCCGATGTGCGCGTGGCGGTACCGCACCAGCCCGCGCCGCGCCGTCTTCAACGCCGTCCTCGGCCCGCTCGAGACGGCCGTTGCCACGCTCGTCTTCACGTCGATCGCCAGCGGCACCGTGCTGCGCGAGCCGCGCGCGTGGGCGGCGGCGTACCTCGGCGTCCTCGTCGCCGGCTTCGTCGGCGCGCTGCTCGTCACCGTGGTCATCGCGCTCAACGACGGCTCCGTCTCGGTCAGCTCGCTGCGTGAGGCGCTCGTCCTCGGCGCGCTCGTCGGCGCCGCCAACTCGACGCTCGGCGTCATCGCCGTCCTGCTCGTCGACGCCAGCCCCGCCGCGCGCTGGCTGCTCATCGCGCTCGGCGGCGTGCTCGTCGTCGGCTACCGCTCGTACGCCACCCTCCGCGAGCGCCACCGCGGGCTGGAGTCGCTGTTCGGGTTCACGCGCTCGCTGGCGCGGCGCGCGGACTCCGAGGACGCCGTACCCACGCTGCTCAAGCTCGCCGCCGACCGTCTCGGCGCCGACTCCGCCGAGCTGCTGCTCGCGACCTGGCCCGGCGAGGTCGGCCCGGTGCTGCTGCGCATCGACGGCGACCGCCTCATGGCCCGCCCCGCGGCACTCGACGACCACTGGCCGCTCGCGCGGGTGCTCGCCGAGCAGACCCCCATGATCCTCAACGGCTCCCGCTCCAGCGACGAGGCGATCCGCCGCTACCTCACGCGCGTCGGCCACCGCGAGATGCTGCTCGCCCCGCTGCCCAGTGAGGACGCGCCCGTCGGCGTGCTCGTCGTCGCGGACCGTACGGCGTCGAGCGTCCGCGGCTTCAGCGACGACGACCTGCGGCTGCTCGAGACCATGGCGACCCACGGCGCCGCCGCGATCTCCAACGCGCGCCTCGTCGACCGCCTCCGTCACGACGCCAACCACGACGCGCTGACCGGGCTGCGTAACCGCTCCGTCCTGCCCGAGGCCGTCGCCTCGCTCGTCACCGCCGCGGCCGAGCACGGCACCTGCGCGGGCGCCGTCGCGCTGCTCGACCTCGACGACTTCAAGCAGGTCAACGACGCCCTCGGCCACCACGTGGGCGACCTCCTGCTGCAGCACGTCGCGACGCGGCTGTCGCGGCTGACCCCGCCGGGCTCCGCGGTGTGCCGGCTCGGCGGCGACGAGTTCGCGCTCGTCCTCCCCGGCGACGACCCGCAGGCGCTGCTCGACCGCGTCGGGATGCTCAAGGAGGAGCTCGCCCGCCCCGTCGACCTCGGCCCCGTCACCGTCAGCACGTGCGCGTCCGTCGGCGTCGCGTTCGTCGGTCCGCACGGCGTCTCGGCGCCGTTGCTGCTGCAGCGCGCCGACGTCGCGATGTACGCCGCCAAGCGCACCAACCGCGGCGTGGTGCCGTTCGACAACGCCATCGACTCGGTCCGGCCCGAGCGGCTCGGCCTCGCCTCCGACCTGCGCGCGCTGCTGTCCGGCGACCTCGGCCGCGGCAGCCTCGTCGTCCACTATCAGCCGCAGGTCGCGACCTCCGGCGCCGTCGTTGCCGTCGAGGCGCTCGTCCGCTGGTCGCACCCCGTCATGGGGCTGCTCTCGCCCGACGAGTTCGTGCCCGTCGCCGAGTCCACCGGCCTCGCCGGCCAGCTCACCGACGCGGTGCTGCGTACGGCGCTCGGCGACCTGCGGACGTTCGACGCCGCCGGCCACCGCCTCGCCGTCTCCGTCAACCTCTCCGCCCGCTCCCTGCACGACCCCCAGCTCGTCGAGGACGTGGCGGCGGCGCTGGCGTCGTACGGCGTCTCCCCGGGCCGCCTCACCCTGGAGCTCACCGAGAGCTCCATCGTCTCCGACCCCGTCCGCGCGTCCGAGCTGCTCGGGATGCTCTCCAAGAACGGCGTGCGCGTCTCCGTCGACGACTTCGGCACCGGCTACTCGTCGCTGTCGCACCTCGCGCGGCTGCCCGTGTCCGAGGTCAAGGTGGACAAGTCGTTCGTGCAGCGGATGCGCACCGACGGGCGCGACGCGGCCATCGTGCGTTCGGTCGTACGCCTCGCCGCCGAGCTCGACATGGCCGTCGTGGCGGAGGGCGTGGAGGACGAGCAGACCGCCGCCGACCTCAACGCGCTCGGCTGCGACCTGCTGCAGGGCTACCTGTACAGCCGCCCTGTGCCCGCCGCCGTGCTTCTGGACTGGCTCACGGCCCAGAACCAGGGCCTCCGCGCCGTCGGCTAGGAACGCGTGAGGGGCAGCCGGCGGACCGGCTGCCCCTCAGCGCTGTGCTGGTGGTCAGGACAGGTCGTACGGCGGGCAGTCCCAGAACGGCTCGCCCAGGCGGAAAACGTCACCCTGGCTGTTGATCGTCGCCACGCCCGCGTAGTCACCCTGCAGCAGCGAGAGGGCCGGGCAGAAGACCGGGTCGAGGAGGTCCTTGCTGACGCTGCTGACGAGCGCACCCATCGTGTCGAGCAGGTCGTAGATCGGGTCGAGGATCGGGTCGTGAGTGCCCGCGTTGAGGACGATGTAGCACTCGGCGCCGGCGGTGCCAGCCGGGACCCACGTGTCGGTGCGCGCGTCGAGGACCCACGTGGTCGTGCCGTCGTTGAACTGATCACAGACGTAGGCGGGCTCGCCCGGGGGCGCGATGTAGGACACGACCCCGGGGGACAGCACCGTGGTGCCGTTGGTGCCGGTGCCGGATCGCGACGCGCCGTTGACATACGCGCCGCCGTGCGTCGAGACGTTGAGCTTGATCGTGCAGGTCAGGGTGCCGGTTTGCGTGATGGTTCCGCCGTAGAGGAATCCGATCATCGAGTCGGCCGGCGACTCAAGGCTCGTGTCGCTGACCGCGGTCAACGAGCAGCCGCCATCTGTGGCGCTGGGGGCCGCCTCGGAGCCGGGCCGGCCCGGCGGCTGGCCGCGACCGTGGCCGTTGGAGGTGTGCACCTGCGACTCCCGCGCGTGGCACGGCATGGGGTGCGGGGGGTGCGGCTGCGGGGTGTACCACGGCTCGTTGCAGATCAGCGGATCTGCGCTGGCAACGTTCGTGAGAGCGGCGGCCGCGAATACCGCGGCGATCACCAAGGACTTCACCGGTTCCTCCTCCGGAATTTCTGTGAATTGAGCACGGCGAGATCGCGGCACCAATAAGGGGTGACGCGGTGATTCGTATTCAGGACGGATGGGTCGCGCGATGCGGTCGATAGCAATGGCTGGGTGTGCTGCCTCCGACGGTAGGGACGCCAGGCTGGGTGGGTGAGCGGCGGGAACGTACCCACGCGTGTCTGACCGTCGCAAGGCTTTGACGGGTTATGGGCAGAAAAGGAGGGTGAGATATCATCCGTCTGGTGTATTCGACGGCATATGTGCGCGACTTCCGTCAAAGCCGGTAAATCTGCGTAGTCACGGCCTTGCGCCGGTCACTAGGGTGCGAAAACTCCGAGCAACAACTTCCCAGGAGGGGATTCCCTATGCGCAAAGCTCTCTCGCGGTTCGGCGGTATCGCTGCCGGCGTCGCGTTGACCTCGCTCCTGCTGCCGGCCGGGACGGCGGCGGCGGAGACGTCCGCGTCGTGCGACCCGGCGGACTCCCAGGTGCTCCTCGAGCCGACCAACCTCGGCGGGTACCCGGACAACTTCATCTACGTGGACCAGCAGGGCGACCGCCGCGTCATCTGCTTCAACATCTCGTTCCTCAACACCGCGGCCGGCGCGATCGTCATCGGCCCGGTCACCGGCGGCACCCCCCTGGTGGCCGTCGACGACACCACTCCGAGCTCCTGCCCGCAGGTGATCATCGACAACGCGACGGTCGGGCTCAGGTTCAGCACGTCGCCGACGGCGCCGGCGTTCTGCTTCCGCCTTGGCACGTCGGTAGCGAAGAAGATCGGGCTCGACACGAGCCAGGCTCCTGGTGGCCCGACGATCGAGGTGTGGCGGGACGGCGTGTTCAACGAGCTCGACCGCTTCGCCTGCCCGCTCGAGTACCTGGCGTACCTCGAGGACCAGACCAACGACGACTGCATGACGACGCCGACTCGGATCTTCCCGCCGGCGTAAGGCACTCCGTGACGAGGGGCGGTCCGGCCGGGCCGCCCCTCGCGGTGTCCGCGCCTTGCACTCTCGGGCGTCGAGTGCTAAACCTGTCTTAGCACTCAACAACGGTGAGTGCCAGACCATCGGCGAGGTCTCGCTCACAACGTGAGGCCGTCCGTCGCGGGCGCTGATCCGGTCTGGCCGCCGCAACACTGCTGCGTCCAGGAGGACACCGAAGCATGGCCAAGATCATCGCGTTCGACGAAGAGGCGCGCCGCGGCCTCGAGCGGGGCATGAACCAGCTCGCTGACGCCGTCAAGGTGACGCTCGGCCCCAAGGGCCGCAACGTCGTCCTCGAGAAGAAGTGGGGCGCCCCCACGATCACCAACGACGGCGTCTCCATCGCCAAGGAGATCGAGCTCGAGGACCCGTACGAGAAGATCGGCGCGGAGCTCGTCAAGGAGGTCGCCAAGAAGACCGACGACGTCGCCGGCGACGGTACGACGACGGCGACCGTGCTGGCCCAGGCGCTCGTGCGCGAGGGTCTGCGCAACGTCGCCGCCGGCGCCAACCCGATGAGCCTCAAGCGGGGCATCGAGGCGGCCGTCGAGCGCGTCGTCGAGCAGATCGCGTCGGTCGCCAAGGATGTCGAGACCAAGGAGCAGATCGCCAGCACGGCGAGCATCTCCGCGGGCGACACCACGATCGGCGAGCTCATCGCCGAGGCGATGGACAAGGTCGGCAAGGAAGGCGTCATCACCGTCGAGGAGAGCAACACCTTCGGCCTCGAGCTCGAGCTCACCGAGGGCATGCGCTTCGACAAGGGCTACATCTCGCCGTACTTCGTCACCGACCCGGAGCGGATGGAGGCCGTCCTCGACGACCCGTACATCCTGCTCGTCAACAGCAAGATCAGCGCCGTCAAGGACCTGCTCCCTGTCCTCGAGAAGGTCATGCAGAGCGGCAAGCCGCTGTGCATCCTCGCCGAGGACGTCGAGGGCGAGGCCCTGGCCACGCTCGTCGTCAACAAGATCCGCGGCACGTTCCGCTCGGCCGCCGTCAAGGCGCCCGGCTTCGGCGACCGCCGCAAGGCGATGCTGCAGGACATGGCCATCCTCACCGGCGGCCAGGTCATCAGCGAGGAGGTCGGCCTCAAGCTGGACAACGCCGGCCTCGAGCTCCTCGGCCGCGCCCGCAAGGTCGTCATCACCAAGGACGAGACGACGATCGTCGAGGGCTCGGGCGACGCCGACCAGATCGCGGGCCGCGTCAACCAGATCAAGGCCGAGATCGAGAAGAGCGACTCGGACTACGACCGCGAGAAGCTCCAGGAGCGCCTCGCCAAGCTGGCCGGCGGCGTCGCCGTCATCAAGGCCGGCGCGGCCACCGAGGTCGAGCTCAAGGAGCGCAAGCACCGCATCGAGGACGCCGTGCGCAACGCGAAGGCGGCCGTCGAGGAGGGCATCGTCGCGGGTGGTGGCGTCGCGCTGCTGCAGGCGGCGACCACCGCGTTCGAGAAGCTGGACCTCGAGGGCGACGAGGCGACGGGCGCCAACATCGTCCGCCTCGCGCTGGAGGCCCCGCTCAAGCAGATCGCGATCAACGCCGGCCTCGAGGGCGGCGTCGTGACCGAGAAGGTGCGCAACCTCGAGGTCGGCTTCGGCCTCGACGCGGCCACCGGCGAGTACGTCGACATGATCAAGGCCGGCATCATCGACCCGGCCAAGGTCACGCGCTCTGCCCTGCAGAACGCCGCGTCGATCGCCGCGCTCTTCCTCACCACGGAGTGCGTCATCGCCGACAAGCCGGAGCCGGTCAAGGCCGGCGCCGGTGCGCCGGGCGGCGGCATGGGCGACATGGACTTCTAAGTCCCGTAACACCCCCGCCGAGGGCGGTCCCGCGAACGTTGCGGGGCCGCCCTCGCGACGTTGGGAGCCGGATGGCGATTTTCGTGATCTTGGCTACGTTCGTGACGGCCGGGCAGCATGAACGTAGCCAAGATCACGACCGATCGCTCCGCCACGCGCTGCGGCGCGGGCGGCGTTCCGCGCGGGATGCGGTGGGTAGGGTCAGGGCAAACCCCCTCACTCCACCCGGAGGCCCCTCGTGCGTACCCGCCTGCTGCTCGCCACCGCCCTCGCCCTGCCGCTGCTCGGCGGCGTCGCCGACGCCGGCCCCCGCGAGGACTGCTGGGACATCGGCCTCGGCTTCCGCGTCTCCGCGCTCGTCTGCAACAAACTCCCCGGCGACACCCGCTAAGACTGCTCCGCGAGAATCGTGATCTTGACGACGTTCGTGCTGCTCGGCTCGTACGAACGTCGTCAAGATCACGACATGGTCGTCCGCCAATCCCGGCGCGGCCGCCCGCCGACGACCTAGGCTGGGCGGCATGACCGAGACTCCTTCGCAGCCGCCCGCCGGCTGGTACCCCGACCCGACGTCGCAGTTCGAGCAGCGCTACTGGGACGGCGCGCAGTGGACCGAGCACGTCTCGACGGCCGGCCAGCAGAGCACCAGCCCGCTCGCGCCGATGGCCGCGCCGGTCACCGTGAGCAAGCCGGAGAAGGTGCAGCGGCAGGTCCAGAAGCAGGCCGGCATCACCGAGCCGGTGCCGGGCGGCGGCGGGACGATCTTCGACACGCCCGTCCTCGTCGTGAACCAGAAGGCCAAGCTCATCGAGCTGACCAACGAGTACGCCGTCTACGACGCCCACGGCACGCAGCTCGGCTCCGTCGTCCAGGTCGGCCAGGGCACGATGCGCAAGGCCATCCGGCTCCTCACGCAGTACGACCAGTTCCTCAGCCACCGCCTCGAGGTGCGCGACGCGAACGGCCGCGTCGTGCTGGGCCTGCACCGGCCCGCGAAGTTCATGAAGAGCCGGGTCATCGTCAGCGGCCCGAACGGCAACGAGATCGGTCAGATCCGCCAGGAGAACGCCATCGGCAAGATCCGGTTCGCGTTCGAGGTCGCCGGCGAGCGCGTCGGCGGCATCCAGGCGGAGAACTGGCGCGCCTGGGACTTCGCGATCAACGACGCCCAGGGCGCCGAGGTGGCGCGCATCAAGAAGACGTTCGAGGGCCTGGCGAAGGCGATGTTCACGACGGCCGACAACTACGTCGTCCGCATCCACCGCCAGCTCGACGAGCCGCTGCGCACGCTCGTCGTCGCGGCCGCCGTCAGCGTCGACACCGCGCTCAAGCAGGACGACCGCTGACGCGTCATGCCGTGGTCGGCTTCGACCTCGACATGACGCTGATCGACCCGCGGGCGGGCGTCGTCGCGACGCTCGCCGCGGTGTCGGCGGAGACCGGCGTACGCATCGACGGCGAGCTCGTCGCGTCGCGCCTCGGCCCGCCGCTGGAGGTCGAGCTCGCGCACTGGTTTCCCGCGGCCGAGGTCCCTGCGGCGGCCGACCTGTACCGCGCCCTCTACCCGGCGTACGCCATCCCGCTCACGACCGCGCTGCCCGGCGCGGTCGATGCCGTGGCACTGGTCCGCGCGTCCGGCGCGCGGGCGGTCGTCGTCACCGCCAAGCAGCACGCCCTCGCCGTCTCCTCACTCGACGCCGTCGGCATTCCCGCGGACGACGTCGTCGGCTGGCGGTGGGGGCCGGCCAAGGGCGAGACCCTGCGGGAGCACGGCGCGACGGCGTACGTCGGCGACCACACCGCCGACGTCGACGGCGCCCGCGTGGCCGGTGCGGTGTCCGTGGCCGTCGCCTCGGGCCCGTGCTCGGCGGAGGACCTGCGCGCGTACGGAGCCGACGTCGTCCTCGCGCACCTCGGCGAGTTCGCCGCGTGGTGGAGGATGGCGGGGTGAAGCTCGACGACCTCGACGCGGCCCTGCGCTCGTACGGCACCGTCATGGTGGCGTTCAGCGGGGGAGCGGACTCGGCGTTCCTGCTCGCGGCCGCCGTGCGCTCGCTCGGCCCCGACGGCGTCGTCGCCGCCACCGCCGTCTCGCCCAGCCTGCCCGCGTCGGAGCTGGCGGACGCGAGGGAGTTCGCGGCGGGCCTCGGCGTGCGGCACGAGACACCGCGGACGTACGAGTTCGAGCGCGACGGCTACCGCGCCAACGCCGGCGACCGCTGCTACTTCTGCAAGTCCGAGCTGCTCGACACCCTGCGGCCGCTCGCCGACGCGCTCGGCATCGCGTACGTCGCGACCGGCACCAACGCCGACGACGCCCGCGCCGGCTTCCGCCCCGGCATCCGCGCCGCCGCCGAACGCGCCGCCGTCACCCCCCTCCTCGACGCCGGCCTCACCAAGGCCGAGGTCCGCGCCGCCTCCCGCGCGTGGGGCCTCGTCACGTGGGACAAGCCCGCGGCGGCCTGCCTGGCCAGCCGGGTGGCGTACGGCATCGAGGTCACCCCCGCCCGCCTCGCCCGCGTCGAACGCGCCGAGGCCGCCGCGCGGGAATGGCTCCGCGCCAACGGGTTCGACGTCCGTGACCTCCGCGTCCGTGATCTCGGCGATGCGGCGCGGCTCGAGGTCGACGGTGACCTCGTCGCGGCGGTCGCGGCCAGCGGCGTGCCGGTCGAGGGGTTCGGCGAGGTGACGGTCGAGGCGTTCAGGTCAGGGTCCATGAACGACCTGCTGCCCGACCCGGAGGCGTACCGGTGAACGCCCACTGGCACCTCACCTACCCCGACGACCTCGTCTCCGAGCCCGTCCTGTGGGAGCTCGGCGAACGGTTCGGCCTGCACACCAACATCCGCCGCGCCAACGTCGAGGAGCACCTCGCGTGGGTGATCGTCGAAGTACGGGGCGAGCGGATCGAGGAGGCGCGCGCGTGGCTGGGTGAGCGCGGCGTCGATGTCGCCGACCTGCCTTAGTCGCGGCCCCCCGCTACCCCCGCCGAGGCCCCGTGGTTACTGGTGAGTAGCGACGTCGCCGCTCACCGGTTCGTGCTCGGCCGCCGTCGCTACTCACCAGTAACCTCAGCCGATGTCGCGTGCTCTCGCTCTGGACTCGCGCGCCTGGCGGACGAGACCGACGAGGCCGAGCCCGAAGCCGACGCAGGTGAGGAACGTCGCGAGGTTGAGGGCTACGCCGTACTCGTGGTTGGCCTGCGCGTACCGCGCGCCTTCGGTGACCAGGTCGACCACGAACGGCACGAACATGACGACGATGGCGAGCAGCCCCACGAGAAATACGGCTGCGCCCACTTGAACGAGTCTGTCCCCAGCGCGGGGTTCTTCCGCATGCCTAGCCACTCCGTCAGCGTAAAGGGCGGGACGGGGGCCACCGCACCGGCTAGTCCCGCTGCGCTCCTTTAGTCGCCGGTACGGCGGCCCCCATCCCGCCCCCAATCCCCTGTCGCGTGACTACGGGGTGCGGCCCTCTCCCTGCTGGTTGGCGCCGCGTTCCGTGGCCTCCTGGTAGTTCTCCTTGACGTCCTCGGAGACGGTCAGACCCTCGGCGGCCTGCATGGCCTCCTCGTCGATCTGCTGCTCGGCGTCAGCGCGGGCGTCGGAACGGATGTCGGGCTCGCTCATCGGTACGTGCTCCTCGCGTCGCGGACACGGTCACCCCAAGCCGTGCCCCGGGGGCGCTGCGCGCAACCCTCAGGCGACGAGGCGCAGGCGATAGAACGACTCGCCCTCGCGCGTCCCGCCCACGAGGCCCACCGAGGTGAGGCCTGTGTTCGGGAGGCCCAGGAAGAACGCCGCCGCGCGCTGGACCTCCTTGACGTCGGCGTAGAGCGCGAAGGACGCGCCCTCCAGGTCGCCCATGGCCTTCCGGAACTTCTCGGAACGGCCCAGGGCTCCGCCGCCCTTCGTGAGCTCGGTGGCGTAGCCCTCGGGGGTCGCGAGGACGAACGTGTCGCCCGACACCTCGGCCTTCATCGGCATCCCGAGGAAGCCCGCCAGGCCCGACACCTTGTCCGCGGTCGCGCGCGCCTTCTCGGCGTCGCGGACCTGCGTCACGATCCCCGCCTTCAAGCCCGAGAAGCCGCGGAACGGCCCGACGGCGACCGCCGTCTGCTTGCCGAGCAGCGGCAGCAGGTCCCCGGTGACCGACAGGCCGCTGCCGATGAGGTACTTGCCGACGAGGTCCTGCAGGCTCGCCGCGCCGTCGCCGTCGAGCGTCTTTCCCCCGTCGCCGAACGACAGCGCCAGCGCGGTGTTCGCGGGCAGCCCGGTCATGACGGCGTGGTCCACGGTGGCCGGGGCGTCGTCCTGAGCGCCGATGGTCAGGCCCTGCAGCTCGGCGTAGTCGCCGGTGAGGTGCACGCCCACGACGGTGCGCCCCTCGGGGCCGCCGACGGGGAGCAGCGCGGCGAGCGGGAACGCGTCGGTCGCGACGTCGTACGCCCGCCCGAGGTCCGCCCACCCGACCGCCACCTGGTCACCGGAGAGGCGGGCGACGTCGCCGGTGTACGTCGCGTTGTCGGCGATGGACTCCTCCGACGTCTGCGCGACGGCCTCGTCCACGGCGGCCTGCTCGCCGACGACGGCGTAGCCGCGCTCGATCCGGTACGCGAGATCGCCGTCCGCGACGACACGGTCGAGCGACTTCCGGGCGTCGCCGTCGTCCTTGCTGCGCAGCACCGCGACGACGCGGACCGAGTCGCCGGCGCCGGGGAACGCCGCCACGCCGGCCCGCTTGTCGAACCACGGCTCGACGTCCTTCTCGTAGTCGAGGTCGCCAGGCAGGAACGACGTGAGCAGGTCCTCGAGCGCGTCGCCGTCCTTCGGCAGCTTGTCGAAGAACGACCGCGCCGCGAGCTTCTGCCCGGCGGCGGGGTCGAGGTCGACCTTGACGTACGCGAACGCCGACCTCGGCACCAGCTCGTCGGGCTGGCGGCCGCCGCCGGACAGGGCGGTGGTGGCGTAGACGACAGCGCCCGCGACGACGGCGAGCGCGGCCGCGCCTGCGCCGATCGCGAGGCCGCGCCGGGGCCGCGGCGGCGCCTGGACCAGCGGCTCCACCGGCGTCTCGGTCATACGGGTCCCCTCCACCTCACAAGCCCTGCAATCACTGTACGGGCGACAACTCGGTACCGGCAGGGCGGTTTCGTCCGTTAGCCTGTGCGGTGCCCGTTCCCCCTCGTACACGCTCCGGCGTCCGGCCAAGGTTGAGGTTTCCGTGCCCACCGGCAAGGTGAAGTGGTTCGACACCGAGAAGGGCTTCGGCTTCCTCTCCCGCGACGACGGCGGCGACGTCTTCGTGCACACGTCCGCGCTGCCCGACGGCATGACGGCCTTGGTGCCCGGGTCGCGCGTGGAGTT includes these proteins:
- the larE gene encoding ATP-dependent sacrificial sulfur transferase LarE, which encodes MKLDDLDAALRSYGTVMVAFSGGADSAFLLAAAVRSLGPDGVVAATAVSPSLPASELADAREFAAGLGVRHETPRTYEFERDGYRANAGDRCYFCKSELLDTLRPLADALGIAYVATGTNADDARAGFRPGIRAAAERAAVTPLLDAGLTKAEVRAASRAWGLVTWDKPAAACLASRVAYGIEVTPARLARVERAEAAAREWLRANGFDVRDLRVRDLGDAARLEVDGDLVAAVAASGVPVEGFGEVTVEAFRSGSMNDLLPDPEAYR
- a CDS encoding DUF3352 domain-containing protein, which produces MTETPVEPLVQAPPRPRRGLAIGAGAAALAVVAGAVVYATTALSGGGRQPDELVPRSAFAYVKVDLDPAAGQKLAARSFFDKLPKDGDALEDLLTSFLPGDLDYEKDVEPWFDKRAGVAAFPGAGDSVRVVAVLRSKDDGDARKSLDRVVADGDLAYRIERGYAVVGEQAAVDEAVAQTSEESIADNATYTGDVARLSGDQVAVGWADLGRAYDVATDAFPLAALLPVGGPEGRTVVGVHLTGDYAELQGLTIGAQDDAPATVDHAVMTGLPANTALALSFGDGGKTLDGDGAASLQDLVGKYLIGSGLSVTGDLLPLLGKQTAVAVGPFRGFSGLKAGIVTQVRDAEKARATADKVSGLAGFLGMPMKAEVSGDTFVLATPEGYATELTKGGGALGRSEKFRKAMGDLEGASFALYADVKEVQRAAAFFLGLPNTGLTSVGLVGGTREGESFYRLRLVA
- a CDS encoding HAD hydrolase-like protein; the protein is MVGFDLDMTLIDPRAGVVATLAAVSAETGVRIDGELVASRLGPPLEVELAHWFPAAEVPAAADLYRALYPAYAIPLTTALPGAVDAVALVRASGARAVVVTAKQHALAVSSLDAVGIPADDVVGWRWGPAKGETLREHGATAYVGDHTADVDGARVAGAVSVAVASGPCSAEDLRAYGADVVLAHLGEFAAWWRMAG
- a CDS encoding NIL domain-containing protein; the encoded protein is MNAHWHLTYPDDLVSEPVLWELGERFGLHTNIRRANVEEHLAWVIVEVRGERIEEARAWLGERGVDVADLP